The genomic window AGTAGCTTGTCATTCTCCAGAAATCTTGCTTGTGTATCTAAACAGCCTTCATGAACGAAAAGAACTTTGGCCAATGAAAAGGCTGACCACGGATAAGAAAAAAGTGCTaaatatgatacagtattatatagaaAGAAATCATAGGTTTAGCATGCAAGTTGTGAAGACAGAATCACATGCTTTCTTATGTTATGAGTTGAATATCTCTTCTCagtaaaattttgtaattttaaaaatgtgtttgtttcaAGATTCACTGCATCACTTACATACACCATCCTTGTTGATACTCCTGGGGTTTCATGCATTGTGAATGTAATCCCTGGAGTACCAAGGATGAATTTGTACCTAAATTTTGTTatggttttgttgtttttgagcTATATGCTGGTTGGATAATCCAAATGTTTCTTGTAGTCAGCCCTTGTCAGATTTTTAAGAGGCTGATTGGAGAATGGAAGAACTTACATGTATGCCTTGATGCGAGATTGGCCAGTTGAAGCATGTAGTTTATCTTGTGTTTCAAGAAGTACTAGACGGATTGTTTCATACCtgtatcaatctaattaaaatctagatggtcattcttgTTACCTTACATGAACATGTAACGACATCTCATAGTGGGTTACGTCAAGATGACCTTTGGAATAACCAATCAAATTATTACttacagaatcttggaagtgaatttcgTATATACGACATAGCATGACTAGGATGtatagcttgcataatctgtcaatttgtttcaagtcagTTCATCCAAcgaagcatatagctatatacttttggtttgtttggtttgtttttgttttatgtcctattaacagccaaggtcatttaaatatgtgccaggttttgaacgtggaggaaagctggagaaaaaccaccggcctacgggcagtacctggcaactgtcccacgtaggttttgaactcgcaacccagaggtggagggctagtgttaaagtgttggtacaccttaaccactcggcaacTGCGGCCCCcatagctatatacatgctgtaccgaaatagttagcttcagatgcatgatgtGACGAATGGGTGAGATCAATGACATcaaaaaattgacaattcgtcctgaaagtgaaatattgagagGAAAAAGGTCACCttaacgtgaccccttatgcaATGTTATTAAATGTTCATGTAACTTAGTGTGAATgaccatcttgattttaattagattgtacaACCTGTATGTAGTTCAAAAGAATTGTGAATTTCGaccatattttatatttccaCATAATATAATTGACTATTTCTAAAAATTgcttaaaacaaaatatcacagatcaactacatgtatctgTTGCAAAAGAAAGGATTTCCGGTATTTACTTTATGCATCAATACAACAAACAAGCATACAAAGTATTGCTTAAGCAATATATGTAATCTACCTTCTAGCAATTAAACTCCTTAAATTTACAACTGTTTGAAGTTTAATCCAAATTTCCTCAAGTAAAGAAGCATCTAGAGTTTTGACAAGGATTTTCTAAAAtagtaatagtgaccttgacctaatgACCCTGACACTCGaacttgtccgagatattatCCCTGATAGGATTCTGAAGTTTGATGGAAAAACCCTCAAACACAGCCACTAGAGTGCTGAAAAGGATTTACTATACAGAAGCAGGTGACCTTGATCTGACCCCAACAATTCTTAATCTCGATCTTGTTGGAGGATagtatggtcctttatcattgtatgatgtttgatcaaaattcctcaaggaatgaagctacTTGAGTGCTGAGGGATTCTTTTCaaaaactgtaacattgaccttgaccttgacctaacaACCCTGAAACTTGGAACTTGTTGGAGATGTTAATGGTCCTCTATCATTATATGAAGATGGATTAATATTCCTCTAGGAATAAAGATGCTAGAGCTCCAACAAggattttctttaaaaaaaagtaatggtgaccttgacctagacCCAACAACCCTAAAACCAAGTATTGTGTGAagtcaaaatccctcaaggaatgaagccgctagatCAGAGTTTCATTGGTAGATATAGGGGACTAGTGATTTGAATCTTGTTGagtgaaatatgtaaatatatttgtattactaattgtaaaattgcatttttttttccatttctgaATATTAACCTGATGATATCTTCTTTACTTAAGGTAAATTGCAAACATAATGTAAATTCTTTAGCAATGCATGCATATCCTCTCAACATCTGTAGAATTCTATGTTTTGTGTCGAACAGTGAACTCAAACATAAGACTACATATAATAGTATTATACAACATTCTTTCAGTATTTTTTCCCCTAACAACCCACTCCGTCAATAATCTCTAGCAGGACAACGTTTAGAGGGATCTACCAGAAAATTAAAAGGAGACAATTAGTGAAAGTTCTTCCAATTATTTATTGTCTGGCCCATAACTTATAAACCATTGAATGTATAAACCATTGAATGTATCTCAATTAAACCTGCAGTAGACCTGCATTtaagtgaatgaccttgacctcaaggtcaaaggtgaagTAAGTGTAAAATACTACAGTAGTAATTTCTTGTGTAGGCAATAACTTTTAAACTATTAAAGATATCTTAATGGCAGCTGTTCTACCTTTATTGCCTACTGATTAAGTGCGGTACTCTGTTTCCAACAGAAAGCCATACAGCAAGTCAATAGTGCTCATTtgcctgagtttcctctggccctgacaccatgtctggtaggTGTCAAgatcagaggaaactcggactaccgGTAAGTGATCGTCTTGTGTCTTAAGGTTATCACTTGCACAGAGATACGGGGCCACCATACCTTAGGACAGTTAGAGCACCAGTACAAGCCAGTCTGtactgttgtggttgtgtccttgggcaagacactttactctaattgctctggatggcatgcaacacGCTTcatgtatgttgttcagtgagataGTCACCAACAAATTCAAGGATCATGACCCGCCTCAAAACAacactggctgttcatgggACGATATAcccagcaaaaaaaaaacaaaaataaaaattgtccTGCAGCCTGCATAATTATTGAAGGTAGATAATCATCATTTAACAATTGCAAATGTATTGTGTAAACttcaataaatatgttaaaagtaTTTTTTCCTCTGAATATATTTCTGCCATTTACCGTATATTTGACCCCTGAActtctatatatagtaaagcAGGAAACTTTACCAATAGTGAGTTTTAAACAATGAGTTTTTAGTCCTCTAATGGACTGCATGTATAttatcagtttttatttttggttgAAGATGGTATCACTTTTCAATacctgtgtatacatgtacatacagtatatataagtacCGTATACGGTTGGAAATTTTTCATCCTCGCAAAAGCTGAAGTCATATGAAGACAATGTTGAGTCCACTCATGCATGCCATTCTAAAGTAATGTGTTGTCACAATGAAATGACATGACATAGCCTGGACATGTCAATTTAATCGGGGAACAAAACTCGTACATATATGATCTTCAACTTTACTTGAATTGAGCAGGTGCCAGAAGAATTTTTTTTGTCAAGGTGAGATGTTTGGGCATAAAGAAGCAGAGAGAAATCAAatacatgaagtacatgtacatattgaaCAACAAAAGCATAGGTAGTTTTtaatcaataatttatttttatgatatacatttcaaaacaaatgaccattctgtctatatacaaatgtatttaattctGATCCAATCCTACTAAAGTGATGCCTTGTGTCCTCCACCTCaatgttttacatttataacttaagggtgtatgctactagatctaatacaaaatatgtttgtaGAACCAAAAATTGCTGTCCTGGCAAGTAACGCCCagatgtgacctttgaccccttgCCTGTCCTCATCTTAAAGGTGAAGTCATGTTTCATTGGGAATTTCTCAAATTAGAAGTTGATATCCAAACAGAAATTTTGGTAATCTCTGACCCAAAAAAATGACACTGAGAGTAGAAATTTATGAATGGCAGGTGACAATGAACATATTTATTGTTACAACACACATAATGTGTTTGAAGTTTCATATTAAAATAGTCACTTTTtggtaatacaatatataaaaaaaaatcttaacatCTATTGCACAAGGTTGaagatttaaatacatttaaatttcaacaatatgaaaatcaaatttaaatttatcaCCTGaacacatactgtacaacaATTATATGCTGCTAGTgacaatataatgatatgtCAACAGACTGATATTGTTGGATGTGAGTTTCTAAGTCGACTACCTCGGGCCAGTTTCATCCATTTTCCTTAACTTCAATTTTTCAATAGAAAAGTATATCAGTACTAAAGGAAGGTTCCAGAACtaaaattttccctttaaatTCTGATGCTTTCCTATGAGAAATCTTAATTTAAGTTATGTTGCAGATGAAAGTTGGCCATATTATTCTTTTTCACTGATcctgtgatgatgtatgtaAAAATATAGTGATAAGTTTTACTTCTTTAAATAGAAGCCATCAAATGATTAGTCCAAATTTTCTTTCTATCTATGCAGATAGGTCAGAACTTCTTACATACAGAAAACAAGCAATTTTCCCAACCCACCCTCAGGTCAGCATTGATAATTATTTCCCCTGTTCCCTTCAACCTGACACATAAAaggtatacataatgtacattgattaaaatgtaagacaatattttattagcttacatatatatttaactcCCTGTTCATCGTTCTCCAAATATTGTTTAAGCCCTGACCTGAGAGTGGGTCAGAAAAATTGCTTCGTTTTCTGTAGGTAAGAATTCTGATGTTAAATCACCATAAGGCAGCTTTAAAGGCGATACATTAACAtatcagaacccttcggattatcacatgataaatagaatttaaaagtaaatgtagtatcatataaatattgaaTCTGTGTTTTCTGCATAGTACTACTGAATATTGGGgtacatacacatgtactaCAACATCACAACCTTTGACATTTAGCAATAGAACTCAAGTCGCAAATCTAAagggatatacaatgtacatgtaaaatagaTATGGCCTTAAGCTTGCAAACATCAGAGTCAAACTCAATTATGGGGAGCGATAGCCATATCTCAAGTGTCAAATGAAATTCTTGTATTATTTAATCAGTATTGCATTGATTGACATACATTCCAACACAAATGAATTATCTGCAACCTTGCTTAGATATGAAAAACAAGTGCCATTTATAAATTGTAATAATTTTTACACACGCTTGAAAAATAATAACTTGGTAGGACAGACAGTATGATAAGCTGAGAAATCCTggaaaaatatgtttgaattgAAGAAAAAATTCCTCCAAATAGGGATATGGTAAACTGAGCCACAAGCTAGTCCTACTGAAGATGAAGTACACAAATTTTCTCTGCATTCACAAATCATATTCATTGTACAAACAAAatttcagtgaaaatataagatccctGAATTGTTACCGAGGGCAGGCCTAACAAAATAATTGTTACAAATCCTGTTTTTCTTTTTGCAATGAAATTATGGTTCAGATTTAGCATATGGTGTTTTTCAAAACTGCATTTCAGAATTTCCCCCCATGCTGCCGAAAGTAAGCCAAAAATTTTATGTGGTTTATAAGAGGCACTGAAACCTTGGACAGAAAGAGATTTCTTTTGTTTGGACTAAAATGTACTTCTTATGTTGGAGTAAATACTATGTACTACACACTTTTAATTAAGCCCTTTCATTCCAATTCATCCTAATCGATGCCCACCCCCACCCCAGTTATTTCCCCTTGGCTGTCTTGGCCCACCAGGATTGTTCTGTTGTCTCGAACTTTGCTGACTCCAGTTTACAACGAAGAATAAAACTGCTGCAAATATAATTCCGGGTAGTCCAAATACCATTAGCGCTATAAGGCAGCCTACTGTTACGATTGGCTGTACAGTGTATTGTCCAAGATTCCAGCTCGGAATTCCTAATCCCTGTAGCTTCTGATTGGCAATCTCAAATATTGAAACTTGTTGTCCATATTGTTGTTGTCCTGCCTCATCATGACGAACAAATCCCTaggaaaaagaaatatttactcATGATAGAATATGATACAACTTCTCTGTAAAAAAATTACATCTTTCAAGTGAAGTAAACCCTGATCCCATGACAATGGTACAAAGAGATATAGACCATGGTGACAAATTTAGGGTATCATGTATACAACAAAAGATAGTACATACAATAACTTAGGTCTAAGACTTCTTCTAATCTCTTTTCTCATTATAGTTGTGAGTACAGTTTCTGTGATTCTAGTTTTTCACTGGACAGGGCCCCAGGGTTCAATCTAGCCTCTTCTTCAATATTTATGGGTAAATCTCCCAAGTAGAATTATTTTCCACTTGCCATTAAAATTCCCCATATGACTGGTTCAgttttatttaagaaaatattttcttttttatcaattataatGCCAATAATCTTGAACCTTTAAGCCAGACATCAATtacataacattttttttttacaaaaataattcaatatcaagtcatgaaatttattttgtaaCTACATACCAAAAACGCGTCTACTAACAATGTAAGGGAGTAGTGGGGTTGGAGCTCAAAAGGGGGAAAGAAAAGAATTTTCAAATACAGGGAGGTGTTGACTTTCGTGTATTGTACCAAGATCTAGAGGCTCATCCCAAAATGGAAAAATAtctatgatataaatatagactagaaaatgtctgttcCTTGGTGAGGAacacatcagcagttcctgaggTTAGCTAGTTATATTGCAACGGTACGGGATGAGATAGGCATGGGTAACAattagcctgagtttcctctggtcctgacaccatgtctgatggtgtcggggccagaggaaactcgggctagagTAACAATATATggccgccccccccccccatttttcATGGCGAGGGCATAATTAAATGAGtgtacatgttttgtcatgGATGCTGAAATACTCAAATAatgtgagtgatgcaggccctttggacctcttgtttttaaTGCTAATATTACTTCATAATTACTTTTCATGAACTCAGCTTCACATAATATTTCCGTTAAaccatttttttgtttgtttgatttagAAAAAGGTAGTTTTTTTAAACAggaggcccaatgggcctatATCGCTCatctggctctacagcaactttgaagttgattgaggtcatttctacagatactatacTGAttacaactttattcaaatatcagagtaagctaggtttattcatgtcaatacattttctagtccttcattccagaaTACTATTGGACTAATATCATGTCTCAGTAACCCTTGACCATAgcaaaatcattgtttaaagattaaagcctatttcacccctttgaccttgaatgtaggtcaatgtcattcatttgaacaaacttgatagcccttcaccccagcatgctacagacatgTCCAGCATCAAGTTCCTGTGCCTTTTGGTTATAatgaagaagttgttttaagattttagcctatcTGACCAAtgttaccttgaatgaaggtcaaggtcatttatttgaacaaactttgtagtccttcacccttgcatgctacagactcaatatcaagtccctatagctatgcctcttggttattaagaagttgtttgaagattatagcctaattgacccatgtgaccttgaatgaaggtcaaggttatttatttgaacaaacttggtagcccttcaccccaggatGCTACAGGCATAATATCATGTCCCTGCACCTTTTGGTTATTActt from Pecten maximus chromosome 1, xPecMax1.1, whole genome shotgun sequence includes these protein-coding regions:
- the LOC117338840 gene encoding protein FAM241B-like, whose product is MVKILSNGDIVPDNDPRASTATGSSSNSQQPRQRQGFVRHDEAGQQQYGQQVSIFEIANQKLQGLGIPSWNLGQYTVQPIVTVGCLIALMVFGLPGIIFAAVLFFVVNWSQQSSRQQNNPGGPRQPRGNNWGGGGHRLG